A region of the Leishmania major strain Friedlin complete genome, chromosome 4 genome:
ACAGAAACCACACCACAGACCAGACATCAGCGGAGTGCAGGCTCACACGCTGGCGCTGTGTGATGCACCCCCGcgccgccccccaccccttccacCCCTCTCCGCTGCTACGAAGGTGGCGGCAAGGTAAACGCCCGTCGGTAAAACggaaacaaaagaggaaTTCCAACGCGAAGGTGGAGCGCGTCCGTGTGCCGCGGCGTTCACGAGAGacgtgcgcctgcgcccgcatacacacacgcgcaagcCGACTTGGACAGCGAGAACACGATGCATCCggctgtggtggtgatggccgAAAGGGGGgtgcgggaggagggggggggcaagggCCAGCCGGACCGCATGCGATGGAAAGAAcggagtgcgtgtgcacccCCAGTGAGTACATGGGCGCAGCAACCTGGTCCTTCTGTCGACATCCCGCTTCTTCTTCATCACCGTGATTGCTGCCGGCAGTGGATGCCTCGCACACGTGTGCCGGTGCGACTCAGTGGCGTGCCAGCAGAGTCAGCAGCATGCGTAACATGATCGGCGACATTCATCGGAGCCGTAAAGTTCGAGAGGTCATCggcagcgcaccgctgcctcccgCCTCTTGCTTTCGCATCGGTTCTACATGGTCAGCTCCATGATGGTGTTGACGATGTCgccgttgttgttcttgAGGGCCTTGATGGCCTTGCTGCGAGACACGTTCGCCTGACTCATCACCACGTTGATCTCCTTCTCGTCCAGGTCGCCGGcgcccacctcctcgtcgtcatcttcctccgccgccggcacagatgcagcggcgtcggagGAAGCCGACGCGGCACCagagacggcagcgcgggcagccgcctcctgcgccagcgcgcttgtgtcctccagctgcgcctcgccgAAGATGACGAAGGTGTTGGTGCCAGGGAAGCGGTACACCTCTGGCTGCACCATGGCGAAGGACAGGGAGCCAACCTTGCGAATGGTGACCTTCGTGATGTTGGGCTCCGGCTTGAGGCCCATCTTGGCCATGGCCTTGGCGTAGCGCTTCGACTGCTTCGCGTTCTGTGGCACCTCAGCCGCCTCGAGCGTCGGGATCTCCTCGTCGGCCATCGCCGCGGCGTTCTGCACCTCCTCAACGGACATGGTGATAgagtgtggtggtggtggtggtggtggtggtgtgtgcgtgatgctgcgctggaAAAGGAATGTGATTCGATGCAAGCCTGCAATAAAACGTCGACACACCGACCGACACATGCACCAGGCGCGTTCATGAGAGGGATGCGacagaggagagaaaggatGAAGCGGGAATgagagcaggaggaggcggcggtagTGAAGGACGCTCAGCATGCACGCGCATTCatgcgcacagacacgcacgtgcgtgcacagACATGCGTGCCGCAGTCGCACTTCGTGATACGATCACCCTTGCGCTTCGTGTTCGAGGAGCGGCGTGGGCgcggcaggaggaggaggaagagaggggaagtGCCAtcaaggaggaggcagagggacGTGCGGATGCGCGTGACtttctcgttctctctcacacactcatcttctccccctctcgcaTGTGGTGGCTCGATGAGATAGGCGCTTACGcaagctgccgctgctcaaACGATTGTCGTCTTTCTGTTTTTcaggagaggtggtggtggcagcttacgtgtgtgtgtaggtatatatatatatatatagatgtaCGTGCGTACATGAACTGCCTCCGCGGTGcctgtcctcctcttcctcctcctcatgcTTAGGTTAGACTTCTTAAGGGCGTTGTGATGGCGGTGCGCGCAAGGCGTGGGTCATTCCAGCTACGGCAGCTgcgtggggagagggggaaacGAAGGAGGTGGAAAGGACAGACCAGCAGACAGACACGAGCGTACTCGTTCGCTCcgctcctccacctctgccgcgcgcacacactccgGCGCACTTTCGGTCCTTTAACGAGGAGCGGGGATCGTGAGGGGGTGGATAGaaatggagagagagagagagagagaggcggcggcggcggctggcaCTTTAACGTTTCCGAACCGAACAGGAAGACACGCGCAAGGCAAACACAAATGCGAGAAGGGAGACggagacggcgaggaggaaaCAGTGCGCATGTCCCACAGGACCcgatgcacacgcgcacgcaacgGAAAAAGAGCGAAGAGATGAGCAGCACCGGTACGTGCCCCGTGCCCGTCTTGTTCTCGTTACGCATGCGCAACGACGCATAAGGCGGCCTTCACCGTTT
Encoded here:
- a CDS encoding nascent polypeptide associated complex subunit-like protein, copy 2, giving the protein MLSVLHYRRLLLLSFPLHPFSPLSHPSHERAWCMCRSVCRRFIAGLHRITFLFQRSITHTPPPPPPPPHSITMSVEEVQNAAAMADEEIPTLEAAEVPQNAKQSKRYAKAMAKMGLKPEPNITKVTIRKVGSLSFAMVQPEVYRFPGTNTFVIFGEAQLEDTSALAQEAAARAAVSGAASASSDAAASVPAAEEDDDEEVGAGDLDEKEINVVMSQANVSRSKAIKALKNNNGDIVNTIMELTM